From the genome of Streptomyces sp. NBC_01341, one region includes:
- a CDS encoding FdhF/YdeP family oxidoreductase, producing MSIDRDEQKPVEPEAGPLPQGEPQFHPYRHPAAGWGAAKSVTRFMVREGALVDGPRAIMRMNHENTGFDCPGCAWPDDLKGLHLDICENGIKHVTWEMTRKRVGRDFFAAHSVSELCGWSDYELENQGRLTEPMVYDPGSDHYVPISWKDAFELVGRALRELDSPHQASFYTSGRLGNEASFLYQLLARELGTNNLPDCSNMCHEASGRALQASLGTGKGTADLKDWEAADALFIMGVNAASNAPRMLTALAEAHDRGASIVHVNPLVEAAATRTIVPHDFTDMALFKSTPTSSLNLQVRIGGDMALLRGMAKAVIEQSKTDPKALDREFIDRHTTGFEEYRALCEATSWEEIEEQSGLSRAEVLQAARVYGEADRSIISWCLGVSQHEHGVDTVREIVNLLLLRGNLGREGAGPSPVRGHSNVQGNRTCGIDHRPTEKFLDRLAEVCGIEPPREHGLDTVGTIEAMLRGDVKVFIGMGGNFALAAPDTPVTYAALRNCDLTVQVSTKLNRSHLVHGTGALILPCLGRTEKDHQRKGVQSTSVEDSMSMVHLSIGMKRPASKDLLSEPAVIAGIAQAALPGSATPWQWYIQDYDRIRDTMAQVLDGFEDFNRRVRLPLGFRIKQPARELVFLTPSERAEFSSAVLPDVVPAPGTLALGTMRSHDQWNTTIYSDNDRYRGIKNLRTLVFMNRADMRERGIDDLAPVDITSTARDGSRRFLNGYLAIPYDIPRGCAAGYMPEMNVLCALVDHSTQSDQPIMKHVKVTIVPAA from the coding sequence GTGAGCATCGATCGTGACGAGCAGAAACCCGTGGAGCCCGAGGCCGGCCCCCTCCCGCAGGGCGAACCGCAGTTCCACCCCTACCGTCACCCCGCCGCGGGCTGGGGTGCGGCGAAGAGCGTGACCCGGTTCATGGTGCGTGAGGGGGCCCTGGTGGACGGCCCGCGGGCGATCATGCGGATGAACCACGAGAACACCGGGTTCGACTGTCCAGGATGCGCGTGGCCGGACGACCTGAAGGGCCTGCACCTGGACATCTGCGAGAACGGCATCAAGCACGTCACGTGGGAGATGACCCGCAAGCGGGTGGGGCGCGACTTCTTCGCCGCGCACTCGGTGTCCGAGCTCTGCGGGTGGAGCGACTACGAGCTGGAGAACCAGGGCCGGCTCACCGAGCCCATGGTCTACGACCCCGGGTCGGACCACTACGTCCCGATCAGCTGGAAGGACGCCTTCGAACTCGTCGGCCGCGCTCTGCGCGAGCTGGACAGCCCGCACCAGGCGTCCTTCTACACCTCCGGCCGGCTGGGTAACGAGGCCTCGTTCCTCTATCAGCTGCTGGCCCGTGAACTGGGCACGAACAACCTGCCGGACTGCTCCAACATGTGCCACGAGGCGAGCGGGCGGGCCCTCCAGGCCTCTCTCGGCACCGGCAAGGGGACCGCCGACCTCAAGGACTGGGAGGCGGCGGACGCCCTGTTCATCATGGGGGTCAACGCCGCGTCCAACGCGCCCCGGATGCTCACAGCGCTTGCCGAGGCCCACGACCGGGGCGCGAGCATCGTGCACGTCAACCCGCTCGTCGAGGCGGCTGCCACCCGCACGATCGTCCCCCACGACTTCACGGACATGGCCCTCTTCAAGTCGACACCGACCAGCAGCCTGAACCTGCAGGTGCGCATCGGCGGCGACATGGCCCTGCTGCGCGGGATGGCCAAGGCGGTCATCGAGCAGTCGAAGACCGACCCCAAGGCGCTGGACCGGGAGTTCATCGACCGCCACACCACGGGTTTCGAGGAATACCGCGCGCTCTGCGAGGCGACCTCGTGGGAAGAGATCGAGGAGCAGTCCGGGCTGAGCCGGGCGGAGGTGCTCCAGGCGGCACGTGTGTACGGCGAGGCCGACCGCAGCATCATCAGCTGGTGCCTGGGCGTGAGCCAGCACGAGCACGGCGTCGACACCGTCCGCGAGATCGTCAATCTGCTGCTGCTGCGCGGCAACCTGGGGCGGGAAGGCGCCGGCCCCTCCCCCGTGCGAGGGCACAGCAACGTCCAGGGAAACCGGACCTGCGGCATCGATCACCGTCCCACCGAGAAGTTCCTGGACCGGCTGGCCGAGGTCTGCGGGATCGAGCCTCCGCGCGAGCACGGTCTGGACACCGTCGGCACCATCGAGGCGATGCTGCGCGGCGACGTGAAGGTGTTCATCGGCATGGGCGGCAACTTCGCCCTCGCCGCACCGGACACTCCCGTCACCTACGCGGCGCTGCGCAACTGCGACCTCACCGTTCAGGTGAGCACCAAGCTGAACCGCAGCCATCTCGTCCACGGCACCGGGGCGCTCATCCTGCCGTGTCTCGGCCGAACCGAGAAGGACCATCAGCGCAAGGGCGTCCAGAGCACCTCCGTCGAGGACTCGATGAGCATGGTCCACCTCTCGATCGGCATGAAGCGCCCCGCCTCGAAGGACCTGCTGTCCGAGCCGGCCGTCATCGCGGGCATCGCCCAGGCAGCCCTGCCCGGGTCCGCCACGCCCTGGCAGTGGTACATCCAGGACTACGACCGTATCCGCGACACCATGGCCCAGGTCCTCGACGGCTTCGAGGACTTCAACCGCCGGGTACGCCTGCCGCTGGGGTTCCGCATCAAGCAGCCCGCCCGCGAACTCGTCTTCCTGACGCCCTCGGAGCGCGCCGAGTTCTCCAGCGCCGTGCTGCCCGACGTCGTGCCGGCACCCGGAACGCTGGCACTGGGCACGATGCGCTCGCACGACCAGTGGAACACCACGATCTACTCGGACAACGACCGGTACCGAGGAATCAAGAACCTGCGCACGCTGGTGTTCATGAACAGGGCGGACATGCGCGAGCGCGGAATCGACGACCTCGCTCCCGTCGACATCACGAGTACCGCGAGGGACGGCAGCAGGAGGTTCCTGAACGGATACCTCGCCATCCCCTACGACATCCCCCGTGGCTGCGCGGCGGGCTACATGCCCGAGATGAACGTCCTGTGCGCGCTCGTGGACCACAGCACCCAGAGCGATCAGCCGATCATGAAGCACGTCAAGGTCACGATCGTGCCGGCTGCCTGA
- a CDS encoding DUF1345 domain-containing protein: MRSLNHRLARSAVPRLAGAVIVGAVIGVVAGVTTSLPLGFLAGIAAAEAAFVVTGWIALWPMDAATTHHNVRREEFRPVAEELAVVVAALCGLVGIVLLLLVGDADLSHAAAAAALCGVFMAWASLHLMYATRYAYLYYLEPEGGIDFNTDERPKYVDFLYFSYNLGMTYQVSDTDVSSSTIRAVALRHCLLSYVFGTGVLATAINLVIGIVTG; encoded by the coding sequence GTGAGATCCCTGAACCACCGGCTGGCGCGCTCGGCCGTGCCCAGGCTCGCCGGAGCGGTGATCGTCGGAGCCGTGATCGGTGTGGTCGCAGGCGTGACGACCAGCCTGCCCCTGGGCTTTCTCGCCGGCATCGCCGCGGCTGAGGCGGCCTTCGTCGTGACGGGCTGGATCGCGCTGTGGCCGATGGACGCGGCGACCACGCACCACAACGTCCGGCGCGAGGAGTTCCGCCCGGTCGCCGAGGAGCTCGCCGTCGTCGTCGCCGCCCTGTGCGGGCTTGTCGGCATCGTGCTGCTGCTCCTCGTCGGTGACGCCGACCTGAGTCACGCGGCGGCGGCGGCCGCGCTCTGCGGGGTCTTCATGGCGTGGGCGTCCCTTCATCTGATGTACGCCACCCGCTACGCCTACCTCTACTACCTGGAGCCCGAGGGCGGCATCGACTTCAACACCGACGAGCGGCCGAAGTACGTCGACTTCCTGTACTTCAGCTACAACCTCGGCATGACCTACCAGGTCTCCGACACCGACGTGTCCAGCTCGACCATCAGAGCGGTCGCTCTCCGGCACTGCCTGCTCTCCTACGTCTTCGGCACGGGCGTCCTGGCCACCGCGATCAACCTGGTCATCGGGATCGTGACCGGCTGA
- a CDS encoding sigma-70 family RNA polymerase sigma factor: MPHAPYPPHLGTPDRRTAAFDESATRLALEARDGDPEKTDRLVRALHRDVRRYVTHLSADPQAADDLTQEVFLRALTGLPAFEGRSSARTWILSIARRTVADSFRRAAARPRLADRHDWQRAAERAQPYDVPGFDEGVALAELLTLIRAQRREAFVLTQLLGFPYAEAATAVGCPIGTVRSRVARARTSLIALLADVEGGRARRP; the protein is encoded by the coding sequence ATGCCCCATGCCCCGTACCCGCCCCACCTCGGAACACCGGACCGGCGTACCGCGGCCTTCGACGAGTCGGCCACCCGGCTGGCGCTGGAGGCCCGGGACGGAGATCCCGAGAAGACCGACCGGCTCGTCCGCGCGTTGCACCGCGACGTCCGGCGCTACGTCACCCATCTCAGCGCGGACCCGCAGGCGGCCGACGACCTCACCCAGGAGGTGTTCCTCCGGGCACTCACCGGGCTGCCCGCCTTCGAGGGCCGTTCGTCGGCCCGCACCTGGATACTCTCCATCGCCCGCCGCACCGTGGCGGACAGCTTCCGCCGGGCCGCCGCCCGGCCGCGCCTCGCGGACCGTCACGACTGGCAGAGGGCCGCGGAGCGTGCACAGCCGTACGACGTGCCCGGCTTCGACGAGGGAGTCGCACTCGCCGAACTCCTGACGCTGATCCGGGCGCAGCGGCGTGAGGCGTTCGTGCTCACCCAACTGCTCGGGTTCCCTTACGCCGAGGCGGCCACGGCCGTCGGCTGCCCCATCGGGACCGTGCGCTCACGCGTCGCGCGGGCGCGGACCTCGCTGATCGCGCTCCTGGCCGACGTGGAAGGAGGCCGCGCCCGCCGTCCCTGA
- a CDS encoding amylo-alpha-1,6-glucosidase translates to MNGTADTTLVRAGTFVVLGADGGLSGRGGTSPDGLFHRDARHLSRWTLNVDGTAPTVLVPSSGEASAGCVLTPPGTRDEPAAYAVFREQALGTGALTERLRLVNNRPAPVAATLSLTADADFADQFELRSDKRTYDKAGALRTASGLPDGVVFGYERGEWISRTTVRASPAPASVRPVDEEPTAHRLEWRLELPAHGTAEILLTVTAHAHGAPAPAAVGTPAEAVAEQAADAEAFTWAPLPLPPDAPAGLAAACERGLRDLAALRVPATGPDGEDVRVPAAGIPWFLTLFGRDSLFTSLFALPYRPELAEGTLLALAATQGTGYDAGRGEQPGRIVHEIRHGELAHFRQVPYGRYYGAVDATPLFLVLLDSYTRSTGDTALAIRLESRARAAVDWMFRDGGLDDGGYLVYSPDPQGLVNQNWKDSEGAICFLDGTQAGGPIAVAEAQGYAYDALVRTARMARWLWDDAPYAERLDKAAADLRERFLRDFWMSGPDFPALALDGEGRQVDSLASDAGHLLWSGILDDRHARRVGQRLLEPDFFSGWAIRTLASGQPGYHPLSYHRGTSWPHDNAVILLGLARCGLQDEARTVALGLLDASAHHGHRLPEVMAGYSREQHPRPVPYPHSCSPQAWAAATPLAVLTALREGDGGPS, encoded by the coding sequence GTGAACGGCACGGCGGACACCACCCTGGTCCGCGCGGGCACCTTCGTCGTCCTCGGGGCCGACGGCGGTCTCAGCGGCCGCGGCGGCACCTCCCCGGACGGCCTGTTCCACCGTGACGCCCGGCACCTGAGCCGGTGGACGCTGAACGTCGACGGCACCGCGCCCACGGTGCTGGTCCCGTCGAGCGGCGAGGCGTCCGCCGGCTGCGTACTCACACCGCCCGGCACCCGGGACGAACCGGCCGCGTACGCCGTGTTCCGTGAACAGGCGCTGGGGACCGGGGCACTGACGGAGCGTCTGCGGCTGGTCAACAACCGCCCCGCGCCCGTCGCCGCAACCCTCTCGCTGACCGCGGACGCCGACTTCGCCGACCAGTTCGAACTGCGGTCGGACAAGCGCACCTACGACAAGGCCGGTGCGCTGCGCACGGCGAGCGGCCTCCCGGACGGCGTGGTCTTCGGCTACGAGCGCGGCGAGTGGATTTCGCGCACGACGGTGCGCGCGTCCCCCGCCCCTGCTTCCGTACGGCCGGTCGACGAGGAGCCCACCGCCCACCGGCTGGAGTGGCGTCTCGAACTGCCCGCCCACGGCACCGCCGAGATCCTGCTCACCGTCACCGCGCACGCGCACGGCGCTCCGGCACCGGCCGCCGTGGGCACACCGGCGGAAGCGGTCGCCGAACAGGCCGCGGACGCGGAAGCCTTCACGTGGGCACCACTGCCGCTGCCGCCGGACGCCCCAGCGGGCCTGGCCGCCGCGTGCGAGCGGGGACTGCGCGACCTGGCCGCCCTGCGGGTCCCGGCCACGGGCCCGGACGGCGAGGACGTACGGGTCCCCGCGGCGGGCATCCCCTGGTTCCTCACGCTCTTCGGCCGGGACTCCCTCTTCACCTCGCTCTTCGCCCTGCCCTATCGGCCCGAACTGGCCGAGGGAACCCTGCTCGCACTCGCGGCGACGCAGGGCACCGGCTACGACGCCGGCCGGGGAGAACAGCCCGGGCGCATCGTCCACGAGATCAGGCACGGCGAACTGGCGCACTTCCGCCAGGTGCCCTACGGCCGGTACTACGGCGCGGTGGACGCGACCCCGCTGTTCCTGGTGCTGCTGGACAGCTACACCCGGTCGACCGGTGACACGGCCCTCGCGATCCGGCTGGAGAGCCGGGCCCGGGCGGCCGTGGACTGGATGTTCCGGGACGGCGGTCTGGACGACGGGGGCTACCTGGTCTACTCACCCGACCCCCAGGGCCTGGTGAACCAGAACTGGAAGGACTCCGAGGGAGCCATCTGCTTCCTGGACGGCACCCAGGCCGGGGGGCCGATCGCCGTCGCGGAAGCACAGGGCTATGCCTACGACGCGCTGGTGCGCACCGCGCGGATGGCCCGGTGGCTGTGGGACGACGCGCCGTACGCCGAGCGGCTCGACAAGGCCGCCGCGGATCTGCGGGAGCGTTTCCTGCGGGACTTCTGGATGTCAGGGCCCGACTTTCCGGCGCTCGCCCTGGACGGCGAGGGCCGGCAGGTCGACTCGCTGGCATCGGACGCCGGTCACCTGCTGTGGTCCGGCATCCTCGACGACCGGCATGCCCGGCGGGTCGGACAGCGACTGCTGGAGCCCGACTTCTTCTCGGGCTGGGCCATCCGCACGCTGGCCTCCGGCCAGCCCGGTTACCACCCGCTGTCCTACCACCGGGGCACCTCCTGGCCGCACGACAACGCGGTGATCCTGCTCGGCCTCGCGCGCTGCGGTCTGCAGGACGAGGCGCGCACGGTCGCTCTCGGCCTGCTGGACGCCTCGGCGCACCACGGGCACAGGCTGCCCGAGGTGATGGCCGGCTACTCGCGGGAACAGCACCCGCGCCCGGTCCCGTACCCCCACTCCTGCTCCCCGCAGGCCTGGGCAGCGGCGACTCCCCTGGCTGTCCTCACCGCACTGCGGGAGGGTGACGGCGGCCCGTCGTAG
- a CDS encoding MGH1-like glycoside hydrolase domain-containing protein, whose amino-acid sequence MTSLLETPVPAAADDLTLRHGAARVLLANWTGGSTVPSRGLYPHQWSWDSAFIAIGLRHLSVRRAQRELESLLGAQWSDGRVPHIVFNPSVPLDAYFPSPDFWRSSTDGTAAGAPAGTETSGIVQPPVHALAAWLVHESDPETSRSRGFLPRVYGRLVAWHDYLTGSRDLGGAGLAAMVHPWEPGMDNSPCWDAPLRRVEPAVPGSYRRADLDHGQASERPTDLDYGRYVRLAADYRDSGYADVRGSHSFAVEDPCVNALLIVSEHALARIAAETGADPAPHEARAARLTAALVERLWSPADGMFLCRDVVGGELIAERSVAGLVPLIVPGLPQDIVDALLSTAEGRSFRLGEVPMAPSYDFEGHAFDPSRYWRGPAWFNTNWLLERGLRQYGRTRAADALRGAMLGAAGGSSFAEYVDPVTAEARGTRAFGWTAALTLDLLAASGRAGGGALPTSNGART is encoded by the coding sequence GTGACGTCGCTGCTCGAAACCCCCGTGCCCGCCGCTGCCGACGACCTGACACTTCGGCACGGCGCGGCACGGGTTCTCCTCGCCAACTGGACCGGCGGTTCGACCGTCCCGTCGCGGGGCCTGTACCCGCACCAGTGGAGCTGGGACTCGGCCTTCATCGCGATCGGGCTGCGCCACCTGTCGGTGCGCCGCGCCCAGCGCGAACTGGAGAGCCTGCTCGGCGCCCAGTGGTCCGACGGGCGCGTGCCGCACATCGTGTTCAACCCCTCCGTCCCCCTCGACGCGTACTTCCCCAGCCCCGACTTCTGGCGCTCGTCGACCGACGGCACGGCGGCGGGCGCGCCCGCCGGCACCGAGACGTCGGGCATCGTGCAGCCGCCGGTGCACGCGCTCGCCGCCTGGCTGGTCCACGAGTCGGACCCCGAGACCTCGCGCAGCCGCGGCTTCCTGCCCCGGGTGTACGGGCGGCTCGTGGCCTGGCACGACTACCTCACCGGGTCCCGCGACCTCGGCGGCGCCGGGCTGGCCGCCATGGTGCACCCGTGGGAGCCGGGAATGGACAACAGTCCCTGCTGGGACGCGCCCCTGCGACGCGTCGAGCCTGCCGTCCCGGGCTCGTACCGGCGTGCCGACCTCGACCACGGCCAGGCCTCGGAGCGTCCCACCGATCTCGACTACGGGCGCTACGTGCGCCTGGCGGCCGACTACCGCGACAGCGGCTACGCGGATGTGCGGGGCTCGCACTCCTTCGCCGTCGAGGACCCCTGCGTCAACGCGCTCCTGATCGTCTCGGAGCACGCGCTCGCCCGGATCGCAGCCGAGACGGGGGCGGACCCCGCTCCCCACGAGGCACGGGCCGCGCGTCTCACCGCCGCGCTGGTGGAGCGTCTCTGGTCGCCCGCCGACGGCATGTTCCTCTGCCGGGACGTGGTCGGCGGCGAGCTGATCGCCGAACGCAGCGTCGCCGGGCTCGTCCCCCTCATCGTTCCCGGGCTGCCCCAGGACATCGTGGACGCCCTGCTCAGCACGGCCGAGGGCCGCAGCTTCCGTCTCGGCGAGGTCCCGATGGCACCCTCGTACGACTTCGAGGGGCACGCCTTCGACCCGTCCCGCTACTGGCGCGGTCCCGCCTGGTTCAACACCAACTGGCTGCTGGAGCGCGGTCTTCGGCAGTACGGGCGGACGCGCGCGGCCGACGCGCTGCGCGGGGCCATGCTCGGCGCGGCGGGCGGCAGCTCCTTCGCCGAGTACGTGGACCCGGTCACCGCCGAGGCACGCGGCACCCGGGCGTTCGGCTGGACGGCGGCCCTCACCCTCGACCTGCTCGCCGCGTCCGGTCGGGCGGGCGGCGGCGCCCTTCCCACGTCGAACGGAGCACGCACGTGA
- a CDS encoding sugar phosphate isomerase/epimerase family protein yields MLKTACQEQLLPGDTLQEKWAFAQDAGFDAVELRSKGDFHFRDRLPELKQALADGVVMPTVCVDMLHFFAAFDDDLRRDALEQMKSQLSVAAEIGARGVQTPASYGMFSRRLPPFEPPRTEEQDREVLLAGLSELGEHARREGVSLYLEPLNRYEDHMVNRLEQAVDLIRTVDLDSVRIGIDSYHMNIEETDPSAAILAAAPYIGHAQVSDSNRFQPGAGHLDWPAWIGALHSIGYEGYLAAECRLTGDPVAAVRSIPAFLRRSGA; encoded by the coding sequence ATGCTGAAAACCGCCTGCCAGGAACAGCTCCTTCCCGGCGACACGCTCCAGGAGAAGTGGGCCTTCGCCCAGGACGCCGGCTTCGACGCCGTCGAGCTGCGGTCCAAGGGAGACTTCCACTTCCGTGACCGTCTGCCCGAGCTGAAGCAGGCCCTCGCCGACGGGGTCGTCATGCCGACCGTCTGCGTCGACATGCTGCACTTCTTCGCCGCGTTCGACGACGATCTGCGCCGTGACGCCCTGGAGCAGATGAAGTCGCAGCTCAGCGTCGCGGCCGAGATCGGGGCCCGGGGTGTGCAGACCCCCGCCTCGTACGGGATGTTCTCGCGCCGGCTGCCGCCCTTCGAGCCGCCGCGCACCGAGGAGCAGGACCGCGAGGTGCTGCTGGCCGGTCTCTCCGAGCTGGGCGAGCACGCGCGCCGTGAAGGCGTGAGCCTGTACCTGGAACCGCTCAACCGCTACGAGGACCACATGGTCAACCGGCTGGAGCAGGCCGTCGACCTGATCCGCACGGTGGACCTGGACTCGGTCCGCATCGGCATCGACAGCTACCACATGAACATCGAGGAGACCGACCCGTCGGCCGCCATCCTCGCGGCGGCCCCGTACATCGGCCACGCCCAGGTCAGCGACTCGAACCGGTTCCAGCCGGGGGCGGGCCACCTGGACTGGCCGGCCTGGATCGGCGCGCTCCACAGCATCGGTTACGAGGGCTACCTCGCCGCCGAGTGCCGTCTGACCGGCGACCCCGTCGCGGCCGTCCGCTCCATCCCCGCGTTCCTGCGGAGGTCCGGCGCGTGA
- a CDS encoding zinc-dependent alcohol dehydrogenase, translated as MERVVQFTGPRQVEVAEHESAPLPAGHLRVRTRYSGISAGTELTAYRGTNPYLTRTWDAEARIFRDGAAGIEYPVAGWGYSEVGEVTEVSPELVGTPGMPATGDLVWGIWGHRSEGIVPAERMVGHTLPADLEPLAGAFARVGAIAYNAILAADIHLGEDVAVFGQGVIGLLTTRLAQLNGARVTAVDALDGRLATAREYGARHTLNARADSVAESIRAATGGAGADVAIEISGVYPALHEAIRSVTVGGRVVASGFYQGDGAGLRLGDEFHHNRVQLICSQIGGVPPQLAGRWTVERLQKTFLSLVAEGQVDVKSLVSHVVPVAEAADAYVLLDETPADALQVVLEF; from the coding sequence GTGGAACGCGTCGTCCAGTTCACCGGCCCCCGCCAGGTAGAAGTCGCCGAGCACGAGAGCGCTCCGCTTCCCGCGGGACATCTGCGAGTCCGAACTCGCTATTCGGGCATTTCAGCAGGAACCGAACTAACTGCCTATAGGGGAACGAACCCGTACCTGACGCGTACTTGGGACGCCGAGGCCAGGATCTTCCGGGACGGTGCTGCCGGCATCGAGTACCCGGTCGCCGGCTGGGGCTACTCGGAGGTCGGCGAGGTCACCGAGGTCTCGCCCGAGCTCGTCGGCACCCCGGGGATGCCGGCCACCGGCGATCTGGTCTGGGGCATCTGGGGCCACCGCAGCGAGGGAATCGTCCCGGCCGAGCGCATGGTCGGTCACACCCTCCCCGCGGACCTGGAGCCGCTCGCCGGGGCCTTCGCCCGGGTCGGCGCCATCGCGTACAACGCGATACTCGCCGCCGACATCCACCTCGGCGAGGACGTGGCCGTCTTCGGCCAGGGCGTCATCGGCCTGCTGACCACCCGCCTCGCGCAGCTCAACGGCGCGCGCGTCACCGCGGTCGACGCACTGGACGGCCGGCTGGCGACAGCCCGGGAGTACGGTGCGCGGCACACGCTGAACGCCCGCGCGGACAGCGTCGCCGAGAGCATCCGTGCCGCCACGGGCGGGGCCGGCGCGGATGTCGCCATCGAGATCAGCGGCGTGTACCCCGCCCTGCACGAGGCCATTCGCTCCGTGACCGTCGGCGGCCGCGTCGTCGCGTCCGGCTTCTACCAGGGCGACGGCGCCGGTCTTCGGCTCGGTGACGAGTTCCACCACAACCGGGTGCAGCTGATCTGTTCCCAGATCGGCGGAGTGCCCCCGCAGCTCGCCGGCCGCTGGACCGTCGAGCGGCTCCAGAAGACCTTCCTCTCGCTGGTCGCCGAGGGCCAGGTGGACGTGAAGTCCCTGGTCAGCCATGTCGTCCCGGTGGCCGAGGCCGCCGACGCCTACGTGCTGCTCGACGAGACCCCCGCCGACGCCCTCCAGGTCGTGCTGGAGTTCTGA
- a CDS encoding ABC transporter substrate-binding protein — MVMKTRRSKATLLGLAGTLAAGLLAGCSGSSGAERPDNRITVWSQENLPPRMAATQKVVDRFEKETGVKVDLVGVDETQLPQLIMSAAAAGKLPDVIGAVPMGQVWQMYGNGLLNTEVADRVVKDLHPETFNGNALSLTADGGTRLGVPSDAWLQILVYRKDLFAKAGLDAPDSYASALKAAAKLDKGGRDGISLASDPSDVFTQQSFEDLALANGCELVDEAGKPALDSRACHNAFTAYNDLARKHGAPGSQTVDTTRATYFAGKSSMAVWSSFLLDEMAGLRDDALPSCPDCKKDPKFLARNTGIVTSLKGPDGKEPAQFGEITSWAVTRTAETDASRKFIEYMMGKGYADWFGMAPEGKIPVRTGTPEKPGSFQQAWRGSVMGVDHRESMQKAYPPGLLDRLVTGVGDMKRWGLTQGQGTLVGATNGELPVAKAIGAMTSGQISPEQAAKEANDEVSALQKSLQ; from the coding sequence ATGGTGATGAAGACCCGACGGTCAAAGGCGACCCTGCTCGGGCTCGCCGGGACCCTGGCTGCAGGTCTGCTCGCAGGCTGCTCCGGCAGCTCAGGTGCCGAGCGGCCCGACAACAGGATCACGGTGTGGTCCCAGGAGAACCTGCCGCCGCGGATGGCCGCGACCCAGAAGGTCGTCGACCGGTTCGAGAAGGAGACGGGCGTCAAGGTCGACCTCGTCGGCGTGGACGAGACCCAGCTGCCGCAGCTGATCATGTCCGCTGCCGCCGCCGGCAAGCTCCCCGACGTCATCGGGGCGGTCCCGATGGGCCAGGTCTGGCAGATGTACGGCAACGGCCTGCTCAACACCGAGGTCGCCGACCGCGTGGTCAAGGACCTGCACCCGGAGACGTTCAACGGCAACGCGCTCTCGCTCACCGCCGACGGCGGCACCCGGCTCGGCGTCCCCTCCGACGCGTGGCTCCAGATCCTCGTGTACCGCAAGGACCTCTTCGCCAAGGCCGGACTCGACGCGCCGGACAGCTACGCGAGCGCCCTGAAGGCCGCCGCGAAGCTCGACAAGGGCGGCCGGGACGGCATATCCCTGGCCTCCGACCCCTCGGACGTCTTCACCCAGCAGAGCTTCGAGGACCTCGCCCTGGCCAACGGCTGTGAGCTGGTGGACGAGGCCGGCAAGCCCGCCCTCGACTCCCGGGCGTGCCACAACGCCTTCACGGCGTACAACGACCTCGCACGCAAGCACGGCGCGCCCGGCAGCCAGACCGTGGACACCACCCGTGCCACCTACTTCGCCGGGAAGTCGTCCATGGCGGTCTGGTCCTCCTTCCTGCTGGACGAGATGGCCGGCCTGCGCGACGACGCGCTGCCCAGCTGCCCCGACTGCAAGAAGGACCCGAAGTTCCTGGCCCGCAACACCGGGATCGTGACCTCCCTCAAGGGCCCCGACGGCAAGGAGCCCGCCCAGTTCGGCGAGATCACGTCGTGGGCGGTCACCAGGACCGCGGAGACCGACGCGTCCCGGAAGTTCATCGAGTACATGATGGGCAAGGGCTACGCCGACTGGTTCGGCATGGCCCCCGAGGGGAAGATCCCCGTCCGCACCGGCACCCCGGAGAAGCCCGGCTCCTTCCAGCAGGCGTGGCGCGGCAGCGTCATGGGCGTCGACCACCGCGAGTCCATGCAGAAGGCCTACCCCCCGGGCCTCCTGGACCGGCTCGTCACCGGCGTCGGCGACATGAAGCGATGGGGCCTCACCCAGGGGCAGGGCACCCTCGTCGGCGCCACCAACGGCGAACTCCCCGTCGCCAAGGCCATCGGCGCGATGACCAGCGGTCAGATCTCGCCCGAGCAGGCCGCCAAGGAGGCCAACGACGAAGTGTCCGCCCTCCAGAAGTCCCTTCAGTAG